The following are encoded together in the Argopecten irradians isolate NY chromosome 5, Ai_NY, whole genome shotgun sequence genome:
- the LOC138324480 gene encoding uncharacterized protein: MNSPAGFLHWRSLTILASAIPNSNMAELRETFALAILQPVVPVHRPGDVAAPYEGLVVEGEEVQVLDEPEATCFYPAFDAHFHLDRTRKRLGLGDTASVHDVEAASPLVEEQRRVRITGGVAVYCDPATYPSDEEIRQVTGDGYHVAVGAHPKALLTSEEEVAFLERVQRPDVKGFGEVGLDLSVPSPDHWVDQERQVTPSDPASPGPGSTYTEPAG; this comes from the coding sequence ATGAATAGCCCGGCGGGGTTTTTGCATTGGAGAAGCCTGACGATCCTCGCGTCCGCCATTCCAAACTCCAATATGGCAGAGCTACGGGAGACGTTTGCTCTGGCCATCCTTCAACCCGTGGTTCCAGTCCACAGACCCGGAGACGTGGCCGCCCCATACGAGGGGCTCGTGGTAGAGGGAGAGGAGGTTCAAGTTCTCGATGAACCAGAAGCTACCTGTTTCTACCCAGCCTTTGACGCCCACTTTCATTTGGACAGGACCCGCAAACGGCTGGGTTTGGGGGACACCGCGTCGGTGCACGACGTGGAGGCAGCGTCACCCCTTGTTGAGGAGCAGAGGAGGGTTAGGATAACCGGCGGTGTCGCCGTTTATTGCGACCCTGCTACCTACCCCTCGGACGAGGAAATTCGCCAGGTGACCGGAGACGGGTACCACGTGGCAGTTGGAGCCCACCCCAAGGCCCTACTTACATCCGAGGAGGAGGTCGCGTTCCTGGAACGAGTCCAGAGACCCGACGTCAAGGGGTTTGGCGAGGTCGGTCTCGACCTGTCCGTCCCTTCCCCTGACCATTGGGTGGATCAAGAACGCCAGGTTACTCCATCAGATCCTGCCTCACCAGGTCCTGGTTCTACATATACGGAGCCTGCGGGATGA